A DNA window from Candidatus Nanopelagicales bacterium contains the following coding sequences:
- a CDS encoding SDR family oxidoreductase, with protein sequence MSAVDVLAPDCLAGRSVWVSGAGSGIGRSTATALAALGAAVFCVGRRAEPLADTVAAITESGGTAWAHSTDVRDPEQVDAAIDAAIAAAGSLDGVVNNAGGQFVAPAETISENGFRAVTRLNLDAVWRVTTQIAQRCLIPAGYGKIVSITMTPRRGMPGMSHSSAARAGVESLTATWAQEWGRYGIRTSAVAPGIVHTEAWESKYGLDPAAVSRVIPLLRLQRPDEIAAVVAFLISPAGDYITGQTIVADGGWDLVGPAAVLAGVN encoded by the coding sequence ATGAGCGCCGTGGATGTCCTCGCCCCCGATTGCCTGGCCGGCCGTTCGGTGTGGGTCAGCGGTGCCGGCTCGGGGATAGGCCGCTCGACGGCGACTGCTCTGGCTGCGCTGGGAGCGGCCGTGTTCTGCGTCGGGCGCCGAGCGGAACCACTGGCCGACACCGTGGCTGCCATCACCGAGTCCGGAGGGACTGCGTGGGCCCACTCCACGGACGTCCGTGACCCGGAGCAGGTCGACGCGGCGATTGATGCGGCGATAGCGGCGGCTGGTTCGTTGGACGGCGTGGTCAACAACGCCGGCGGTCAGTTTGTCGCCCCCGCTGAGACGATCAGCGAGAACGGGTTCCGCGCCGTTACCCGATTGAACCTGGACGCGGTATGGCGCGTCACCACACAGATCGCCCAGCGTTGTCTGATTCCGGCGGGATACGGCAAGATTGTGTCGATCACCATGACTCCGCGGCGAGGCATGCCGGGGATGTCCCACTCATCGGCCGCCCGCGCGGGAGTCGAGAGCCTGACCGCGACTTGGGCGCAGGAGTGGGGGCGGTACGGCATCCGCACCTCGGCGGTAGCGCCGGGAATCGTGCATACCGAGGCGTGGGAGTCCAAGTACGGTTTGGACCCGGCTGCGGTGTCGCGCGTCATCCCTTTGCTGCGGTTGCAGCGCCCCGACGAGATCGCCGCAGTGGTCGCCTTCCTGATCTCACCCGCAGGGGACTACATCACGGGACAGACCATAGTGGCGGACGGTGGCTGGGATCTGGTCGGGCCGGCTGCTGTGCTGGCGGGGGTCAACTGA
- a CDS encoding CBS domain-containing protein produces MSGSATRIFVARLAGVPVFDPNGDQVGKVRDFVVSLLTGDKPPRVLGLLVEVPPRRRIFLPIGRVRSFDAKHVVVSGLVNLRRFEKRPAETLVIGELLDRSVTLVEDSSVVAIKDVAIEQTRTRDWDVTRLYVKRGGGGFRRKGETFVVPWDYVQRLSDAGSDQAADEVLQSIESMRPADIAQMLQELEPQRRDQIASWMDDSRLAEVLEELPEDDQVEILSALDLERAADVLEEMEPDDATDLVSELDPQLAALLLQRMEPDDAEDIRRLLTYEESTAGGMMTTEPVILGPDATIADALAYVRASDLSPALASQVYITRPPLESPTGRFIGAAHFQVLLREPPSTLVVEVVDQELEAIGPATPLGQVARYFAIYNLVAVPVVDETDHLLGAVTVDDLLDHMLPEDWRELPEESDLAGDLNG; encoded by the coding sequence GTGAGTGGATCGGCGACACGAATCTTCGTGGCACGGCTGGCAGGTGTCCCCGTGTTCGATCCCAACGGCGATCAGGTCGGCAAGGTGCGTGACTTCGTGGTGTCGTTGCTCACGGGGGACAAGCCTCCGCGGGTGCTCGGCCTGCTGGTCGAAGTGCCTCCGCGGCGCCGCATCTTCCTGCCCATCGGACGGGTGCGATCTTTCGACGCCAAGCATGTGGTGGTCAGCGGGCTGGTCAACCTGCGACGGTTCGAGAAGCGTCCGGCCGAGACGCTGGTCATCGGGGAATTGCTGGATCGCTCCGTCACGCTCGTCGAGGACTCGTCTGTCGTGGCGATCAAGGATGTCGCGATCGAGCAGACCCGCACCCGCGACTGGGATGTGACCCGCCTTTACGTCAAGCGAGGCGGGGGCGGATTCCGGCGCAAGGGCGAGACGTTCGTGGTGCCCTGGGACTACGTCCAGCGGCTCAGCGATGCGGGTTCCGACCAGGCGGCCGACGAGGTGCTGCAGAGCATCGAGAGCATGCGTCCCGCCGACATCGCCCAGATGCTGCAGGAGCTGGAGCCGCAGCGTCGCGACCAGATCGCATCCTGGATGGATGACAGTCGGCTGGCCGAAGTACTGGAGGAGTTGCCCGAAGACGATCAGGTCGAGATCCTCTCCGCGCTCGATCTCGAGCGGGCAGCGGACGTTCTCGAAGAGATGGAACCCGACGACGCCACCGACTTGGTCAGCGAACTCGACCCGCAGCTCGCGGCGCTGCTACTGCAACGCATGGAACCCGATGACGCCGAGGACATCCGTCGACTGTTGACATACGAGGAGTCCACGGCGGGCGGCATGATGACGACTGAGCCCGTGATCCTAGGCCCCGACGCGACGATCGCCGACGCTCTGGCCTACGTGCGTGCCAGTGACCTGTCGCCGGCGCTGGCATCGCAGGTCTACATCACCCGCCCCCCACTGGAGAGCCCGACCGGCCGCTTCATCGGTGCAGCGCACTTCCAGGTTCTGCTGCGCGAGCCTCCTTCGACGTTGGTTGTCGAGGTGGTCGACCAGGAACTGGAGGCGATTGGCCCCGCAACACCCCTGGGACAGGTTGCTCGCTACTTCGCCATCTATAACCTCGTCGCGGTCCCGGTCGTGGACGAGACCGATCACCTGCTCGGGGCGGTGACGGTCGACGACCTGCTGGACCACATGCTCCCTGAGGATTGGCGCGAACTGCCTGAGGAGTCGGACCTGGCAGGTGATCTGAATGGCTGA
- the serC gene encoding phosphoserine transaminase, producing MAADAADITIPADLKPADGRFGSGPSKVRPAQVESLARVADTYLGTSHRQATVKSQVARLRSGLSDLFSLPDGYEVVLGNGGTTAFWEVATFGLVRDRAQFLSFGEFGGKFVKAVQAAPFLSEPTVAKSDPGSAPQFTAEPGVDVYASPHNETSTGVAISPARVTGADDDALMLFDATSAAGGLWVDPAQADVYYFAPQKSFASDGGLWLALMSPAALERAEQISASGRYIPTFLDLMTAIDNSRKDQTYNTPALATIWLMAEQVDWFLGNGGLKWCAERTAESAANLYSWAENNPLTTPFVADPALRSNVVGTIDFDDSIDASAVAKALRANGIVDTEPYRKLGRNQLRVAMFPAVEPDDVAALTRCIDVVVDQIRA from the coding sequence ATGGCCGCTGACGCCGCCGACATCACAATTCCCGCCGACCTCAAACCTGCTGACGGCAGGTTCGGATCAGGACCCTCGAAGGTGCGTCCCGCGCAGGTCGAATCCCTGGCGAGAGTGGCCGACACCTATCTCGGAACCAGTCACCGCCAGGCGACGGTCAAGTCACAGGTCGCACGTCTGCGATCGGGGTTGAGCGACCTGTTCTCGCTGCCCGACGGCTACGAGGTCGTCCTGGGCAACGGTGGCACCACAGCATTCTGGGAGGTCGCCACGTTCGGGCTGGTACGCGACCGCGCGCAGTTCCTGTCCTTCGGCGAGTTCGGTGGCAAGTTCGTAAAGGCTGTCCAGGCGGCTCCGTTCTTGTCCGAGCCGACCGTCGCGAAATCGGACCCCGGGAGTGCGCCGCAGTTCACCGCGGAGCCAGGCGTCGATGTCTATGCGTCGCCACACAACGAGACCTCGACCGGAGTGGCGATCTCCCCCGCCCGTGTCACAGGTGCGGATGACGATGCCTTGATGCTCTTCGATGCGACATCTGCTGCCGGTGGCCTGTGGGTCGATCCGGCACAGGCCGACGTGTACTACTTCGCGCCCCAGAAGTCGTTCGCCAGCGACGGTGGCCTGTGGCTGGCGCTCATGTCGCCGGCCGCGTTGGAGCGCGCCGAACAGATCAGCGCGTCCGGGCGCTACATTCCCACGTTCTTGGACCTCATGACCGCGATCGACAACTCGCGCAAAGACCAGACCTACAACACTCCGGCCTTGGCGACGATTTGGCTCATGGCCGAGCAGGTCGACTGGTTCCTGGGCAACGGTGGGCTGAAGTGGTGCGCCGAACGAACAGCCGAGTCAGCGGCGAATCTCTACTCCTGGGCCGAGAACAATCCGCTGACGACCCCGTTCGTCGCTGATCCCGCACTGAGGTCGAACGTCGTGGGGACCATCGACTTCGATGACTCCATCGATGCGTCCGCCGTGGCAAAGGCTCTGCGCGCGAACGGGATCGTCGACACCGAGCCGTACCGCAAACTGGGCCGCAATCAACTGCGCGTGGCCATGTTCCCGGCCGTGGAACCCGACGACGTCGCGGCGCTCACGCGCTGTATAGACGTCGTCGTCGACCAAATCAGGGCTTAG
- a CDS encoding methyltransferase domain-containing protein — MTHPPPQRPDDDPQREPWLDQQEKSRTTYNRMSRVYGWLSDASEREFVEQAVAGLLRPQPGDWILEPGFGTGQVLLALAEAVGPEGHVAGIDISDGMLKRAQERLEKHALAQRADVRRGSATDLPWDAATFDGVFMSFTLELFPDDQIPAVLTEVHRVLKGSGRLCVACMSDQGPDNTMEHLYRWSHRHFPNAVDCRPIDAPRRLRDAGFTVTATRRLSMWGLAVDLVLAEP; from the coding sequence ATGACGCATCCGCCGCCACAGCGACCCGACGACGACCCGCAGCGAGAACCGTGGCTCGACCAGCAGGAGAAGTCCCGAACCACCTACAACAGGATGAGCCGCGTCTACGGATGGCTGTCGGACGCGAGCGAACGCGAGTTCGTCGAGCAAGCGGTGGCGGGCCTGTTGCGGCCACAGCCCGGAGACTGGATCCTCGAGCCGGGTTTCGGAACCGGCCAAGTGCTCCTCGCGCTGGCCGAGGCGGTCGGCCCAGAAGGGCACGTCGCCGGAATAGACATCTCCGACGGGATGCTCAAGCGCGCGCAGGAACGGCTCGAGAAGCACGCGCTGGCCCAGCGCGCCGATGTGCGACGAGGCAGTGCCACGGACCTGCCTTGGGACGCCGCTACCTTCGACGGGGTCTTCATGAGCTTCACCCTGGAACTGTTCCCGGACGACCAGATTCCGGCGGTCCTGACCGAAGTGCACAGGGTGCTGAAGGGATCCGGACGACTGTGTGTGGCGTGTATGTCGGACCAAGGACCGGACAACACGATGGAGCACCTCTACCGCTGGTCGCACCGGCACTTCCCCAATGCCGTGGACTGCCGCCCCATCGACGCACCTCGACGGCTGCGTGACGCCGGATTCACCGTGACGGCGACCCGGCGACTGTCTATGTGGGGCCTTGCCGTGGACTTGGTTCTGGCTGAGCCTTGA
- the pdxH gene encoding pyridoxamine 5'-phosphate oxidase, with protein MVSAGEDPLAARVDYTVPGLGDDEVSSDPLTQFTLWLHQAADAGAPEPNAMALATCGVTGPAVRVVLAKSVDSSGVSFYTNLESDKARDIAHDPRVAAVFSWLPLHRQVRFTGTAALVDRATADAYHRTRPRGAQIGAWASPQSRPLTSRDELAAMVTDVDERFHGDVPLPDHWGGFRIQPVRVEFWQGQPSRLHDRLRFEARRPDAPLDDPGSWRIARLAP; from the coding sequence ATGGTGAGCGCCGGAGAGGATCCACTCGCGGCGCGGGTCGACTACACCGTCCCGGGGCTGGGCGACGACGAGGTCTCGTCCGATCCGTTGACCCAGTTCACTCTGTGGCTGCACCAAGCCGCCGACGCCGGAGCCCCGGAACCGAACGCGATGGCGCTGGCAACCTGCGGCGTGACGGGGCCCGCGGTCCGCGTGGTTCTGGCCAAGAGCGTCGATAGCTCGGGGGTTTCGTTCTATACGAACCTCGAATCCGACAAGGCTCGCGACATCGCCCATGATCCGCGGGTGGCCGCGGTGTTCTCGTGGCTGCCCCTTCATCGTCAGGTGCGGTTCACCGGCACCGCCGCACTGGTCGATCGCGCCACCGCCGACGCGTATCACCGCACCCGGCCGCGTGGCGCCCAGATCGGAGCCTGGGCGTCACCACAGTCCCGGCCGCTGACGTCGCGCGATGAACTCGCGGCGATGGTCACCGATGTCGACGAGCGATTCCACGGCGACGTCCCCCTCCCCGACCACTGGGGGGGATTTCGGATTCAACCGGTGCGAGTCGAGTTCTGGCAGGGGCAGCCCTCTCGACTGCACGACCGTCTGCGGTTCGAGGCGCGCCGACCTGATGCACCGCTGGACGACCCGGGATCCTGGCGCATCGCCCGACTTGCTCCGTGA
- a CDS encoding ParA family protein — MLAISVVALKGGVGKTTVTLGMAEAAQRRGLRVLVVDLDPQANATLGLNPEVIRFTTGDVLADARDGIAADAITVSGWGDGVDLIAAEPSLEHRNRPGGSGSALRLRRALRGVADGYDLVLLDSPPSLGEITRNGLAAATHAVVVTEPGYFALKGAEQALDAVTVVRDNTNLRLRALGIVVNRMRGTLAEHKYRYAEIADAYPDLLIEPAIPERSLIQRAEGAGVPFRALGRSGVGVGQIFDRAFAEVYSRATSNPRRSGAAK; from the coding sequence GTGTTGGCAATTTCCGTCGTGGCGCTCAAGGGCGGTGTCGGCAAGACGACGGTCACCCTGGGAATGGCCGAGGCCGCCCAGCGCCGGGGTCTGCGGGTGCTAGTCGTCGATCTCGATCCACAGGCCAACGCCACGCTGGGGCTGAACCCGGAAGTCATCCGGTTCACGACCGGGGATGTCCTGGCCGATGCCCGTGATGGCATCGCCGCCGACGCCATCACGGTGAGTGGCTGGGGCGATGGTGTCGACCTGATCGCCGCCGAACCCTCGCTCGAGCACCGCAACCGCCCAGGGGGTTCGGGTTCGGCCCTGCGCCTGCGCAGGGCGCTGCGAGGCGTCGCCGATGGATACGATCTGGTGTTGCTCGACAGCCCTCCATCGCTGGGTGAGATCACACGCAACGGCCTGGCTGCCGCAACTCACGCCGTCGTCGTGACCGAACCTGGCTACTTCGCACTGAAGGGGGCCGAACAGGCGCTCGACGCGGTCACCGTCGTCCGGGACAACACCAATCTGCGTTTGCGGGCGCTGGGGATCGTGGTCAACCGGATGCGGGGCACACTGGCCGAACACAAATACCGCTATGCCGAGATCGCCGACGCCTACCCGGACTTGCTCATCGAGCCGGCCATCCCCGAGCGGTCGTTGATCCAACGCGCCGAAGGTGCCGGTGTGCCGTTCCGCGCCCTCGGGCGCTCAGGAGTCGGCGTCGGACAGATCTTCGACCGCGCATTCGCCGAGGTCTACAGCCGGGCCACCAGCAACCCACGACGGTCAGGAGCCGCCAAGTGA
- a CDS encoding CoA ester lyase — protein sequence MTDQTTRSLRSRRSNLAVPGSSPKMLDKAKGLPADQVFMDIEDAVAPIAKPEARKNIVAALNEGGYEDKVRVVRVNDWTTQWTYADVVEVVEGAGQNLDCIMLPKVQTPEQIVALDLLLTQIEKSMGFEVGRIGIEAQIENALGLINVDGIATASPRVETIIFGPADFMASINMKSLVVGEQPPGYDVGDAYHHILMSILMAARAHDKQAIDGPYLQIKDIEGYKRVAGRSAALGFDGKWVLHPGQVEAANEVYSPRQEDYDHAELILDAYEYYTSAEGGAKGAVMLGDEMIDEASRKMALVISAKGRAAGMQRTKTFTPPEA from the coding sequence ATGACCGACCAGACCACCCGCTCGCTGCGCTCCCGCCGTTCGAATCTGGCTGTGCCGGGTTCGAGTCCCAAGATGTTGGACAAGGCCAAGGGGCTGCCCGCCGACCAGGTCTTCATGGACATCGAGGACGCCGTGGCCCCGATCGCCAAGCCCGAGGCGCGCAAGAACATCGTCGCGGCGCTGAACGAAGGTGGCTACGAGGACAAGGTTCGGGTGGTCCGGGTCAACGACTGGACCACGCAATGGACCTACGCCGATGTCGTCGAAGTGGTCGAAGGAGCCGGTCAGAATCTCGACTGCATCATGCTGCCGAAGGTCCAGACCCCTGAGCAGATCGTGGCGCTCGACCTGCTGCTCACGCAGATCGAGAAGTCGATGGGCTTCGAGGTCGGGCGCATCGGCATCGAGGCGCAGATCGAGAACGCGCTCGGGCTGATCAACGTCGACGGCATCGCCACGGCGAGCCCGCGCGTCGAGACGATCATCTTCGGGCCCGCGGACTTCATGGCGAGCATCAACATGAAGTCGCTGGTCGTCGGGGAACAGCCTCCGGGTTATGACGTCGGCGATGCTTACCACCACATCCTCATGAGCATCCTCATGGCGGCCCGCGCCCATGACAAGCAGGCGATCGACGGTCCCTACCTGCAGATCAAGGACATCGAGGGCTACAAGCGGGTGGCCGGGCGCAGCGCCGCGCTGGGCTTCGACGGCAAGTGGGTGCTGCATCCCGGTCAGGTCGAGGCGGCCAACGAGGTCTACTCGCCCCGGCAGGAGGACTACGACCACGCCGAGCTGATCCTGGACGCTTATGAGTACTACACCTCAGCCGAAGGGGGTGCGAAGGGCGCCGTCATGCTCGGTGACGAGATGATCGACGAGGCGTCGCGCAAGATGGCATTGGTCATCTCGGCGAAGGGTCGCGCGGCAGGCATGCAGCGCACCAAGACGTTCACACCACCTGAGGCGTGA
- a CDS encoding Mrp/NBP35 family ATP-binding protein — protein sequence MAQPDRAAIDAALATVHDPEIRRPITDLGMVGSVDIADDGSVNVTVLLTVSGCPLRTEIIDRVTTAVSTVPDVASVAVQLDVMSDEQRTRLRESLRGAGRDIVFNRPGNLTRIYTVASGKGGVGKSSVTVNLAAAMADRGLAVGLLDADIYGHSVPRMLGLERNPTVVDGMLLPPDANGVRAISMLPFKPGGSAEPVAFRGPMLHRALEQFLTDVWWGDLDVLLLDLPPGTGDVAISSAQLLPNAEMLVVTTPQEAAAEVAVRAGMLAQQTKQKVAGVIENMSGFACPHCGEAIDMFGRGGGDTVAATLTRALGVDVPLLGRIPFDPRLREGGDTGRPLVTTDPDCAAAQSIVAVASSLAERKRGLAGLDLGVTPAGR from the coding sequence ATGGCTCAACCCGACCGTGCCGCGATTGACGCCGCATTGGCGACTGTTCACGACCCCGAGATCAGGCGACCGATCACGGACCTGGGAATGGTCGGATCGGTCGACATCGCTGATGACGGATCCGTCAATGTCACGGTGCTGCTGACCGTATCCGGTTGCCCCCTGCGAACGGAGATCATCGACCGGGTGACCACCGCCGTCAGCACGGTTCCCGATGTCGCTTCTGTCGCCGTCCAACTGGACGTGATGAGCGACGAGCAACGCACGCGACTGCGTGAATCGCTGCGCGGCGCGGGACGCGACATCGTGTTCAACCGCCCCGGAAACCTGACCCGGATCTACACCGTGGCTTCGGGCAAGGGCGGTGTCGGCAAGTCGTCGGTCACGGTCAACCTGGCGGCGGCTATGGCCGATCGGGGTCTGGCCGTCGGACTCCTGGACGCGGACATCTACGGACACTCGGTCCCACGGATGTTGGGCCTCGAGCGCAACCCCACTGTCGTCGACGGCATGCTGCTACCGCCTGACGCGAACGGCGTGAGAGCGATCTCCATGCTGCCTTTCAAGCCGGGTGGTTCCGCCGAACCAGTTGCCTTTCGCGGACCGATGCTGCACCGGGCACTAGAACAGTTCCTGACCGACGTGTGGTGGGGCGATCTCGACGTCCTGCTCCTTGACCTTCCGCCGGGTACCGGAGATGTGGCGATCTCCTCGGCGCAGTTGCTGCCGAACGCCGAGATGCTGGTGGTCACCACGCCACAAGAGGCTGCAGCGGAGGTGGCCGTGCGGGCGGGCATGCTCGCCCAGCAGACCAAGCAGAAGGTCGCTGGTGTCATCGAGAACATGAGTGGATTCGCCTGCCCCCATTGCGGGGAAGCCATCGACATGTTCGGTCGCGGGGGTGGAGACACCGTTGCGGCGACCCTGACGCGCGCGCTCGGAGTCGACGTCCCGTTGTTGGGCCGCATTCCCTTCGATCCGCGCCTGCGCGAAGGTGGCGACACCGGGCGCCCCCTGGTCACGACCGACCCTGATTGCGCCGCGGCTCAGTCGATCGTGGCGGTGGCCTCGTCGCTGGCGGAGCGTAAACGAGGATTGGCCGGGCTCGATCTCGGCGTGACACCGGCCGGTCGCTGA
- a CDS encoding DMT family transporter, producing MTQSDLRLPGPRDTMVLTVAVLAISASAPMIVAITAPALAIAFWRSFLGGLMTAPFVLVGGVERLRSVPARQWQQAALSGVLLAAHFATWVPSLRFTSVASSTALVATQPVWAALIARFRGVRIARGTWVGIAVALVGVVVLTGIDFSLDPRSLVGDALALVGAILAAAYVTVGESARQSMSTADYTGVAYLVSAAALIPLCLGFGSSLVGYPTSDWVLIVALTVVAQLLGHTLVSFVLRRASATVVSLAILFEMPGAVVLAALFLSQVPPVQVLPALVLLGAGLVLVIRSTRAAQPVESPPV from the coding sequence GTGACCCAGTCCGATCTGCGCCTTCCGGGACCGCGCGACACCATGGTGCTTACGGTGGCGGTGCTGGCGATCTCCGCATCCGCCCCGATGATCGTGGCGATCACTGCGCCGGCGCTGGCCATCGCGTTCTGGCGCAGCTTCCTCGGCGGTCTGATGACTGCGCCTTTCGTCCTGGTCGGTGGGGTGGAGCGGCTCCGGTCGGTGCCCGCTCGGCAATGGCAGCAAGCGGCGCTGTCCGGTGTGTTGTTGGCGGCGCATTTCGCGACGTGGGTGCCTTCGCTACGTTTCACATCAGTCGCCTCCTCTACTGCGCTCGTTGCGACCCAGCCGGTCTGGGCGGCGCTGATCGCGAGGTTCCGCGGAGTGCGGATTGCACGCGGAACCTGGGTGGGCATTGCGGTGGCGCTGGTCGGTGTCGTCGTTCTCACAGGTATCGACTTCTCGTTGGATCCCCGGTCCCTCGTGGGGGATGCATTGGCGCTGGTCGGTGCCATCCTGGCGGCGGCCTACGTCACAGTCGGCGAGTCGGCCCGGCAGTCGATGAGCACCGCCGATTACACCGGGGTGGCGTATCTGGTGTCAGCTGCAGCGCTGATCCCGCTATGCCTGGGATTCGGGTCTTCGCTGGTCGGCTATCCGACCAGCGATTGGGTGCTGATCGTCGCCCTCACCGTCGTCGCCCAGCTGCTGGGACACACCCTGGTCAGCTTCGTATTGCGCCGCGCCTCCGCGACAGTGGTGAGCCTCGCCATCTTGTTCGAGATGCCTGGAGCGGTGGTGTTGGCTGCCCTGTTCCTGAGCCAAGTTCCTCCCGTGCAAGTGCTGCCGGCGCTGGTTCTTCTGGGTGCGGGACTCGTGCTCGTCATCCGTTCGACCCGCGCTGCCCAGCCGGTGGAATCGCCGCCGGTCTGA
- a CDS encoding citrate synthase 2: MSEFVPGLEGVVAFETEIAEPDRDGGALRYRGVNIEDLVGRVSFANVWGLLVDNEFNPGLPPAEPYPIPIHSGDVRVDIQSAIAMLAPGWGLRPLLDCDDDTARENLAHVSVMAMSFVAQSARGLGVPMVPQGQIDHAKTIVERMMIRWRGEPDPRHVEAVDAYFVSAAEHGMNASTFTARVIASTGADVAAAISGAVGAMSGPLHGGAPSRVLGMIEEIERTEDPRGYVKKVLDRGDRLMGFGHRVYRAEDPRARVLRRTALELDAPRYEVAAALEEAALAELRERRPDRVLETNVEFWAAIVLDFAEVPAHLFTSMFTCARLAGWSAHILEQKKTGRLIRPSARYVGPGPRIPERVPGWDPAMFTAAGMPADRPHA, translated from the coding sequence ATGTCGGAGTTCGTCCCAGGACTGGAAGGTGTCGTCGCCTTCGAGACCGAGATCGCCGAACCAGACCGAGACGGTGGCGCCCTGCGGTACCGCGGAGTGAACATCGAGGACTTGGTCGGCCGGGTGTCTTTCGCCAACGTCTGGGGTTTGCTGGTCGACAACGAGTTCAACCCGGGACTGCCCCCGGCCGAGCCATATCCCATCCCGATCCACTCCGGTGATGTGCGGGTGGACATCCAGTCGGCCATCGCGATGCTCGCGCCGGGGTGGGGACTGCGACCCCTGCTGGACTGCGACGATGACACCGCCCGCGAGAATCTCGCCCACGTGTCGGTGATGGCGATGTCTTTCGTGGCCCAATCGGCCCGGGGCCTCGGCGTTCCCATGGTGCCGCAGGGCCAGATCGATCACGCCAAGACCATTGTCGAGCGCATGATGATCCGCTGGCGCGGCGAACCCGACCCCCGCCATGTTGAGGCCGTGGATGCGTACTTCGTGTCAGCGGCCGAGCACGGCATGAACGCGTCCACATTCACCGCTCGGGTGATCGCGTCAACCGGGGCCGACGTCGCCGCTGCCATCTCCGGGGCCGTCGGCGCGATGTCGGGGCCCCTGCATGGCGGTGCCCCGTCGCGCGTGCTCGGCATGATCGAGGAGATCGAACGGACCGAGGACCCCCGCGGGTACGTCAAGAAGGTTCTGGACCGAGGTGACCGTCTGATGGGTTTCGGGCATCGTGTGTACCGGGCCGAGGACCCCCGGGCCCGGGTCCTGCGCCGGACCGCCCTGGAGTTGGACGCACCTCGCTACGAGGTCGCCGCCGCATTGGAAGAAGCCGCCCTGGCGGAATTGCGGGAGCGCCGACCCGACCGGGTGCTGGAAACCAACGTGGAGTTCTGGGCGGCCATCGTCCTCGACTTCGCTGAGGTCCCCGCGCATCTGTTCACCAGCATGTTCACCTGCGCCCGACTCGCGGGCTGGAGCGCGCACATCCTCGAGCAGAAGAAGACCGGCCGACTGATCCGGCCCTCCGCGCGCTACGTCGGTCCCGGTCCCCGGATCCCGGAACGGGTCCCCGGCTGGGACCCCGCGATGTTCACCGCGGCAGGCATGCCCGCTGATCGCCCGCACGCCTGA
- a CDS encoding DUF2530 domain-containing protein codes for MTEPDPVEVAPLDEDGVGAVAIGTIAWVIAFVVLWFLRDQLAASDAQWWLWVAGAGALLGLPGLWYTTRRRSAYRRANGATT; via the coding sequence ATGACAGAACCCGATCCGGTAGAGGTCGCCCCGCTCGATGAGGACGGTGTCGGGGCGGTTGCCATCGGGACCATCGCGTGGGTGATCGCCTTCGTGGTCCTGTGGTTCCTCCGCGACCAACTGGCCGCTTCAGACGCGCAGTGGTGGTTGTGGGTGGCGGGCGCTGGTGCCCTACTCGGATTGCCGGGCCTGTGGTACACGACGCGCCGCAGGTCCGCCTACCGACGCGCGAATGGCGCGACGACATGA
- a CDS encoding DUF1003 domain-containing protein, with protein sequence MADRPRGPKRSSGPALDEPFERGRSLRPQYDPERFGRLSERVARYIGSWKFIAWMTVLIVAWIAFNIYGAWSGLWEVDPFPFIFLTLLLSLQASYAAPLILLAQNRQDDRDRVQYREDRERDDRLIADTEYLMREVAALRIALGEVATRDYIRGELRDITEEIEQILRERRKGKKDS encoded by the coding sequence ATGGCTGACCGTCCCCGTGGGCCGAAGCGCTCGAGTGGTCCCGCGCTCGATGAACCGTTCGAGCGCGGTCGCAGCCTGCGCCCGCAATACGACCCGGAACGGTTCGGGCGATTGAGTGAGAGAGTGGCGCGATACATCGGGTCCTGGAAGTTCATCGCCTGGATGACCGTTCTGATCGTGGCCTGGATCGCCTTCAACATCTATGGCGCTTGGTCGGGGTTGTGGGAGGTCGACCCGTTCCCCTTCATCTTCTTGACGCTGTTGTTGTCACTCCAGGCGTCGTATGCGGCCCCCTTGATCCTGCTGGCCCAGAACCGGCAGGACGACCGCGACCGGGTGCAGTACCGGGAGGATCGGGAGCGGGACGATCGCCTCATCGCGGACACGGAGTACCTGATGCGAGAGGTGGCCGCTCTTCGGATCGCGCTCGGTGAGGTCGCCACTCGCGACTACATCCGCGGAGAGCTGCGCGACATCACCGAGGAGATCGAGCAGATCCTGCGGGAAAGGCGAAAGGGAAAGAAGGACAGCTGA